In the Natrinema sp. CBA1119 genome, ATGTAGAGGTTATCGTACTCGCGGATCATCTGCCGTTCGAGGGCCTTCAGCCGGGCGTAGTACTTGTTCCCGTAGCGCGGCTGATGCGAGTTCGGCATCTGTGCGCGGACCTCGTTTCCGTCGGGATCGGTGAAGAGGAGGTGTGCGTGCCGATACCCGTTGTACCAGTCGAGGAACTCGTTCAGCACGCTACTCCATGTCTTCGCCCGGCGGCCGCCGTCGTACCGCTCGGTCGTGCATTCCTCGCGAAGCTTCTGGTCGTCTCGGACGGAGATCGGCCGAGCAGCACGGGCCGATCGAGACTCGACGAACCCGTCTACGATAGCGTTCTTCCGCTGCCACCAGTGGGCGTGCCACGAGTCGGGGACGCCGCTCTCAGCGCCGCTATCGGCGGTTGTACAGTTAGTCTTGGAAAGCCGAGAGCCGCCATAGTCGTCCAGCCGATCGCTGCCGGTGGCTGATCGGGGGCCGACTGCACGGCTGGGATCACTCATCGGTACCACCGCCGAGGTGATCTCGGGCAGCCTCAAGGCGATCATATTCAGACTCAGGGACGCCGTGAACGGTCGACTCCGGGGAACGGTCGTCGTAGGTGAAAACCTCCTTCGATAGACGCGGTTCGTTCTCTTCAGTCCGGTCTGAATATTCCCAGTTTGCCCTACACTCGACGTTTTCAGGCGTATTGAGCCACGGTATCGGACAGATGTGGTGGATGGTCGTTTCCGGGTGGAACACCTTGTGAGGGTCTTCGCCGTTGGCGATGGCGCAGAGTTGGTGTATGTACACCGTGTCGTCGCGATCGCCGCGCTGACAGCGGACGTACTCGTGACCGTTCCCGGTCATGGAGACCTTCGGAACGTGTACCGGGCTGTGTCGGTGTTGCTGCCAGTCGACTCCGCTACTCATCGTTCTCACCGTCTTCTGAGGGACCACCGTCAGTCGCAATCGCCTCTAGGCGTTCGTACTCAGATTCGGGGACGCCGTGAACGGTCGACTCCCCAGGGCCTTCGTAGGTGAAGACTTCCTTCGAGAGGCGAGGTTCGTCCTCGACGGGCCGGTTAGGGTGTTCCCAAGAAGTGACGCATTCGACGTTTTCAGGCGTATTCAGCCACGGAATCGGGCAGATGTGATGAATCTCCGTAGTCGTGTGGAACACCTTGTGCGGGTCCTCTCCAGCGGCGATCGCGCACAACTGGTGGATGTACACCGTGTCGTCGTGATCACCGCGCCGGCAGCGGACGTACTCGTAGCCGGTGCCAGTCATCGTGACCTTCGGTGCCCGAGTCCTGGAGGGTGTGTCGCGCCTCCAGTCGATACCACTACTCATCGGTGCACCTCCGCACAGGATGGTCGCCGCCGGGGGCGGCGACATGCGCGGGGGCTTCCGTGTTTGCCCCCCATGGGAGGGGGGCAAAGACGGTTCCGCCGCTTGCGGTAGAAACTCGAGTAACTGGAGTTACAGTAGAACGCTCAGAACCGACCGATGTGGGTGGGCTGGTCGGTGGGTGTCCAACGTCGCGAGGATGGTTCTCACAGTGCGTTTTTGCTGATTGGACAGAACTGGTGTATAAGGGTTGCGTAACCCTTATTTTCGCGATGGGATCGCCCGGATTTGAACCGGGGTCACGGGCACCCAAGGCCCGAAGTATACCAAGCTAACCCACGATCCCGTATCTACTCCAACCGCGCCCACATCATAAAGCGTTTCGTTACGGTCCGAACGGTTTTGCCCGATGCCGTGATAGCGCCGGCCATGACCGGACTCGAGATGTTGCTTCTGATTCTCGTGTTGGTGCTCGTCCTCGTGGCGGCCCAGCTCATCGAGGTCGCGAGACCCTTCATCGTCAACGCGGTGAGCGGACTCGTGGTGTTGTACCTCGCTCAGGTCGTCTTCGGCGTCGGAGTGGCGGTGACGCCGCTAACGGTTGCGATCGTCGCGATCGGCGGCGTTCCGGGCTCGTTGCTCGTGCTCGCGCTCTCGCTGTTCGGTGTCGCCTTCGTTCCGTAAGCCCCGCTGATCGGCGTCGAACCGTCGACGCATACGGTCTGCTGTACCGATGTACTGGCGCACCTGTCTGGCGGGTCGCGGGTGCGCCGGAACTGGCGGAGAGTATAGTAGCCACTGAAAGTCGATACACACCTGATCACGGATCGCGTTGTGATCAGTGTATAATTCGTTTCAGTGGCTACTATAGTCCGTCTCAGTTTCCGAGAATACGTGCGATGTCCTCGTCGGTCGCTTCGGTGACCGCATCGGCTTCGGTGTCGATCGTCGACGCCTCGTCCCACTCGGCTAGTAACGCGGCGACGTCCTCGTCAGTCGCTTCCGGGAGCGACTCGTCGGTATCGTCGTCGGCGACGACGGCATCGAAAATCGTCCCGAACGTCGAGACGACCCGATCCTCGTGACGCGTCGGATCGAAGTGGAAGTGGGCGTAGGCGTCGACGCTCGAGAGCCGGTTCGTGAGGACGTGTGCGAACTGGAAGACCTCCTTCGGAGAGCTGTGGCGAAGCAGGGCATCGAGCGAGTCGAAACAGACCGTGATCTCCCCGCCGGTTTCGTCCCAGTGTTTACAAAACCGGCTGACTGCGACGCCGATCGCGGAGAGATCGGTCGGATCGGTCACCGAATCGGTGACGACTGGCCGGGTGAAATCAGGCTCCGATTCGTCGCCGGCGTCAGTCAGGACATCCCCGATCGTGAGCTGCCCGAGCGGGCCGTCGATCGCATCCTCGTCGGGACAGTCGGGCTCCTCGTCGGCGAAGGTGACCGTGAGGTGTGCCGTGTCGCTGTCGTCGTAACACAGCTCCTCGCAGGCGTTCGGCGATGCTCGTCTCGAGTGGACGAGCAACACGTTCGCGGGCGGGTCGATCGCGGCTGGCGTCGTCGTGTCCATAGTGACAGCTCCGGGTTGGATACCCGTACTGACTATCGATTGAACGCTGCCGTCCTTTACCGTTCCGGCCGTCGAGACGGCTCACAAACGATCGTGGCCGACATTTGATGCGCCAGTGACAGTCACGGATCACATCGCGGACCCGATCAGAGGTCTTCGTCCCGGAGTTCGATATCCGCGACGAGCTCGTAGGGATGAGCGTCCTTCCGGATCCCGTCGAGAAGCGTGAACGCCTGGCCGGGCTCGAGGAAGTGTTCGGTCACCACGCGACCGAGCGGCGTGGGTTCGAAGCCGTCGATGAAGTCGTACTGCAACAGCTTGCCGATGGCGTGTTTCGTGGGGACGTCGCCGAGCATCCGGTCGTTAAGTGCCTTCGCTGCCTTGCCGCCGACCGTGACGTTCGCGAGCGTCTCCTCGACGGCCGCGGCCTCGTCGTAGTGAGTCATCACCGACTCCATCTCGCCTTTGAGGAGTTTGAAGGCGACCTCGTCTTCGCTCATCTCCATCGAATTGTGGTAGACGGTGTCGGGTTCGACGAGGACGTACACCGTCCCCGTGTCGTGGTAGTCGGGCCGGCCCGCGCGGCCGAGCATCTGGTGGAACTCCTGGACCGAGAGCCACTCGATGCCCATCGCCAGCGAGTCGAAGATGACCTGCGAGGCGGGGAAGTCGACCCCCGCGGCCAGCGCGGCGGTCGTCACGACCGCCGAGAGCTCCTGCTCGCCGAACTTGCGTTCGACCGTCTTTCGGCGCTTGTAGTCCAGTCCGGCGTGGTAGGGAGCGGCCGAGTAGTCGAGCTTCCGCGAAATCTCGTGACAGCGCCGCCGGGAGTTGGTGAAGATAATCGTCTGCCCGCGATACCCCTTCGAGGACTCGGTGTCGAACTCGCGTTTGACGAGTTTGTTCTCGACCCGCACTTTCTCCTGGCCGTCCGCGAAGGTGACGTGGCGTTCGATCGGGATCGGCCGCTCCTCGAACTCGATGAGCGTCGCCTCGAGCGCTTCGGTGAGCTGCGTCGGGTTGCCGACAGTCGCCGAGAGGTAGACCCACTGCGCGCCGTCGTACTCCTCGCGGCGCGCCGCCCGCTGCTCGCACGTGTACTTGAGCCGCGAGATGAGGCCGTCGAGGCGGTGGCCCCGATCCTCCTCTTTCAGCGTGTGGACCTCGTCGATGACGACGGTCCCGATGTCGCCCATCTCCTTGCCCGTCCGCAGGGCGTGATCGATCCCCTCGTAGGTGCCGACGATGACATCGGCGTTCGGATCGAACTGGTTGCCGTTGTCGGCGATCCGGCTCGCGCCCACGCGGATGGAGACGTCGACGAGGTGGCCGTATTCGTCCTGAAAGTCCTCGTACTTCTGATTGGCCAGCGCCACCAGCGGCACGAGAAAGAGCATCGTCCCCTTGCCCTCGAGGACGCGGTCGATGCCGGTCATTTCGCCGACGAGGGTCTTCCCGGTCGCCGTCGCGGAGACGACGAGCTGGTCCTCGCCATCCAGAAGGCCGTTCTCGACCGCGAGGCTCTGGACCGGCAGCAGCGTCTCGAACCGGTCCTCGAGAAGGTTCTGGATACCCGGATGCAGGGTCAACGAGTCCGTCCGAACGGGGTCGACCTCCTCGGTCGTCGCCGAGATGGTATCGAACTTCGTCAGATCGGGGTCGAGCTGTCCCTTGAGCAGGTTGACGATCCGCTCCAGGTCCTGTACTTCCAGCATGAGGTCTTCGAGACGCTCCTTGGCGGCACCCGAGACCTCGCCGCCGCCCGAAAAGGAAAGCTGGCGCTCGAGTTCCTGTTTCGCACAGTCCGTACAGATCCAGTCGTTGTCGTCCTTGACGGCGGTCTCGGTCGTGATCGGCGAGTACCGGCCCGCGCCGGCGCAGTAGCGACAGGTTCTGACGGTCTTGACCTTGTCCTCGAGTTGGTAGCCCTCGAGCATCTCTCGAAGGTCGCGCCGACCGGCGCTCGAGGTCTGTTCGGAGATGCGGATCCGCTTGGACCGGCGGGCGAGTTCGACGAACTCGTCGGGCTGGCGGGGCTCCTCGCTCGAGCCATCTTTGAGTCGGAACTTCG is a window encoding:
- a CDS encoding pro-sigmaK processing inhibitor BofA family protein, yielding MTGLEMLLLILVLVLVLVAAQLIEVARPFIVNAVSGLVVLYLAQVVFGVGVAVTPLTVAIVAIGGVPGSLLVLALSLFGVAFVP
- a CDS encoding DEAD/DEAH box helicase — protein: MSKQVQQVDTIFCHETGGDFLVIVERDGQRLFRAKLGLSETSAGPRPAKFRLKDGSSEEPRQPDEFVELARRSKRIRISEQTSSAGRRDLREMLEGYQLEDKVKTVRTCRYCAGAGRYSPITTETAVKDDNDWICTDCAKQELERQLSFSGGGEVSGAAKERLEDLMLEVQDLERIVNLLKGQLDPDLTKFDTISATTEEVDPVRTDSLTLHPGIQNLLEDRFETLLPVQSLAVENGLLDGEDQLVVSATATGKTLVGEMTGIDRVLEGKGTMLFLVPLVALANQKYEDFQDEYGHLVDVSIRVGASRIADNGNQFDPNADVIVGTYEGIDHALRTGKEMGDIGTVVIDEVHTLKEEDRGHRLDGLISRLKYTCEQRAARREEYDGAQWVYLSATVGNPTQLTEALEATLIEFEERPIPIERHVTFADGQEKVRVENKLVKREFDTESSKGYRGQTIIFTNSRRRCHEISRKLDYSAAPYHAGLDYKRRKTVERKFGEQELSAVVTTAALAAGVDFPASQVIFDSLAMGIEWLSVQEFHQMLGRAGRPDYHDTGTVYVLVEPDTVYHNSMEMSEDEVAFKLLKGEMESVMTHYDEAAAVEETLANVTVGGKAAKALNDRMLGDVPTKHAIGKLLQYDFIDGFEPTPLGRVVTEHFLEPGQAFTLLDGIRKDAHPYELVADIELRDEDL